From one Bos indicus x Bos taurus breed Angus x Brahman F1 hybrid chromosome 7, Bos_hybrid_MaternalHap_v2.0, whole genome shotgun sequence genomic stretch:
- the PLIN4 gene encoding perilipin-4 isoform X5 produces MISGAKELVSSQMARTKDALSTGMASIVDTAKGVVQGGLGMSQSTLTVTKDAVASGATGAVGVAKGALQTGIDTAKTVVTGTKDVVSTGLTGAVNMAKGTVQTGMDTTKTVLTGTKDTVSTGLTGAMGMAKGAIQTGMDTTKTVLTGTKDTVSTGLTGAVSMAKGTVQTGMDTTKTVLTGTKDTVSTGLTGAMGMAKGAIQTGMDTTKTVLTGTKDTVSTGLTGAMGVAKGAVQTGMDTTKTVLTGTKDAVSSGLTGAMGMAKGAVQTGMDTTKTVLTGTKETVSTGLTGAMGVAKGAVQTGMDTTKTVLTGTKETVSTGLTGAMGVAKGAVQTGMDTTKTVLTGTKDTMSTGLTAAVSMAKGAVQTGMDTTKTVLTGTKDTMSTGLTGAMGVAKGAVQTGMDTTKTVLTGAKDTMSTGLTGAMGVAKGAVQTGMDTTKTVLTGTKDTMSTGLTGAMGVAKGAVQTGMDTTKTVLTGTKDTVSTGLTGAMGVAKGAVQTGMDTTKTVLTGTKDTVSTGLTGAMGMAKGAVQTGMDTTKTILTGTKDTVSTGLTGAMGVAKGAVQTGMDTTKTVLTGAKDTVSTGLTGAMGVAKGAVQTGMDTTKTVLTGTKDTVSTGLTGAMGVAKGAVQTGMDTTKTVLTGAKDTVSTGLTGAMGVAKGAVQTGMDTTKTVLTGTKDTVSTGLTGAMGVAKGAVQTGMDTTKTVLTGTKDVVASGLTGAMGVAKGAVQTGMDTTKTVLTGTKDTVSTGLTGAMGVAKGAVQTGMDTTKTVLTGTKDTVSTGLTGAMGVAKGAVQTGMDTTKTVLTGAKDTVSTGLTGAIGMAKGAVQTGMDTTKTVLTGTKDTMSTGLTGAMGVAKGAVQTGMNTTKTVLTGTKDTVSTGLTGAMGVAKGAVQTGMDTTKTVLTGTKETVSTGLTGAIGMAKGAVQTGMDTTKTVLTGTKDVVASGLTGAMGVAKGAVQTGMDTTKTVLTGTKDTMSTGLTGAMGVAKGAVQTGVDTTKTVLTGTKDTVSTGLTGAMGVAKGAVQTGMDTTKTVLTGTKDTMSTGLTGAMGVAKGTVQTGMDTTKTMLTGAKDTVSTGLTGAMGVAKGTVQTGMDTTKTILTGTKDTVSTGLTGAMGVAQGAVQTGMDTTKTVLTSTKDIVSTSITGAMGVAKGAVQVGMDTTTSILTGTKDVLSTAITGAMGVAKEAVQVGMDTTKSVLTGTKDVLSTSISGAMDVAREAVQIGVDTTTSILTGTKDVLSTSITGAMDVGNEAIQTGMDSTMTILTGTKGAMSSGLSSVGHVAEEGMHTGVGIIPNWLPDSKAATSVGLASSRAPDEGEQTIPSSPQAQLSNHGPLSAEAVFSQEATLGKVDAAPGATTHGQEGVQGFAALRDELEELGEIFQPMSAEEQAQLVATQPRRREVTADQGSYFVRLGDVAPGFRQRAFEHALSHLQHSEFQARDALAQLEDVFREIEEAQQAPAGDASSQAEEAAAGEVLATGALSRACDLVQQLHVAYSRLASGLQGLPTELQWQLQQARHSICELYGLVSSAATVAELPVKRLAESRQGVGQAWRGLEQVLRSVQQGPPLGWLVGPFALPADGQPL; encoded by the exons ATGATCTCCGGGGCAAAGGAGCTGGTGTCCTCCCAGATGGCCAGGACCAAGGATGCTCTCTCCACAGGAATGGCTAGTATCGTGGACACTGCTAAAGGTGTGgtccagggaggcctggggatGAGCCAATCCACACTAACAGTCACCAAGGATGCTGTGGCCAGTGGGGCAACTGGGGCAGTGGGTGTGGCCAAAGGGGCCCTACAGACCGGTATAGACACCGCCAAGACAGTAGTAACAGGCACCAAAGATGTAGTGTCCACTGGGCTCACTGGGGCAGTGAACATGGCCAAGGGCACAGTCCAGACTGGCATGGACACCACCAAGACCGTGTTGACTGGCACCAAAGACACTGTGTCCACTGGGCTCACTGGAGCCATGGGTATGGCTAAGGGGGCCATCCAGACTGGCATGGACACCACCAAAACCGTCCTGACTGGCACCAAAGACACCGTGTCCACTGGGCTCACTGGAGCAGTGAGCATGGCCAAGGGCACAGTCCAGACTGGCATGGACACCACCAAGACCGTGTTGACTGGCACCAAAGACACTGTGTCCACTGGGCTCACTGGAGCCATGGGTATGGCTAAGGGGGCCATCCAGACTGGCATGGACACCACCAAGACAGTCCTGACTGGCACCAAAGACACTGTGTCCACTGGGCTCACTGGGGCCATGGGAGTGGCCAAGGGGGCTGTCCAAACTGGCATGGACACCACCAAGACTGTCTTGACTGGCACCAAAGATGCTGTCTCCTCTGGGCTCACTGGAGCCATGGGTATGGCCAAGGGGGCTGTCCAGACTGGCATGGACACCACCAAGACTGTCTTGACTGGCACCAAAGAGACTGTGTCCACTGGACTCACTGGAGCCATGGGAGTGGCCAAGGGGGCTGTCCAGACTGGCATGGACACCACCAAGACTGTCTTGACTGGCACCAAAGAGACTGTGTCCACTGGGCTAACTGGGGCCATGGGAGTGGCCAAGGGGGCGGTCCAGACTGGCATGGACACCACCAAGACTGTCCTGACTGGCACCAAAGACACCATGTCCACTGGGCTCACTGCCGCAGTGAGCATGGCCAAGGGGGCTGTCCAGACTGGCATGGACACCACCAAGACCGTCTTGACTGGCACCAAAGACACTATGTCCACTGGACTCACTGGAGCCATGGGAGTGGCCAAGGGGGCTGTCCAGACTGGCATGGACACCACCAAGACCGTCTTGACTGGCGCCAAAGACACCATGTCCACTGGACTCACTGGAGCCATGGGAGTGGCCAAGGGGGCTGTCCAGACTGGCATGGACACCACCAAGACCGTCTTGACTGGCACCAAAGACACCATGTCCACTGGACTCACTGGAGCCATGGGAGTGGCCAAGGGGGCGGTCCAGACTGGCATGGACACCACCAAGACTGTCCTGACTGGCACCAAAGACACCGTGTCCACTGGGCTCACTGGGGCCATGGGAGTGGCCAAGGGGGCTGTCCAGACTGGCATGGACACCACCAAGACCGTCCTGACTGGCACCAAAGACACCGTGTCCACTGGGCTCACTGGGGCCATGGGTATGGCCAAGGGAGCTGTTCAGACTGGCATGGACACCACCAAGACCATCTTGACTGGCACCAAAGACACTGTGTCCACTGGACTCACTGGAGCCATGGGAGTGGCCAAGGGGGCGGTCCAGACTGGCATGGACACCACCAAGACTGTCTTGACTGGCGCCAAAGACACCGTGTCCACTGGACTCACTGGAGCCATGGGAGTGGCCAAGGGGGCTGTCCAAACTGGCATGGACACCACCAAGACCGTCCTGACTGGCACCAAAGACACCGTGTCCACTGGACTCACTGGAGCCATGGGAGTGGCCAAGGGGGCTGTCCAGACTGGCATGGACACCACCAAGACTGTCCTGACTGGCGCCAAAGACACCGTGTCCACTGGACTCACTGGAGCCATGGGAGTGGCCAAGGGGGCTGTCCAGACTGGCATGGACACCACCAAGACTGTCTTGACTGGCACCAAAGACACCGTGTCCACTGGACTCACTGGAGCCATGGGAGTGGCCAAGGGGGCTGTCCAGACTGGCATGGACACCACCAAGACTGTCCTGACTGGCACCAAAGATGTTGTtgcctctgggctcactggagCCATGGGAGTGGCCAAGGGGGCTGTCCAAACTGGCATGGACACCACCAAGACCGTCCTGACTGGCACCAAAGACACCGTGTCCACTGGACTCACTGGAGCCATGGGAGTGGCCAAGGGGGCTGTCCAGACTGGCATGGACACCACCAAGACTGTCCTGACTGGCACCAAAGACACCGTGTCCACTGGACTCACTGGAGCCATGGGAGTGGCCAAGGGGGCTGTCCAGACTGGCATGGACACCACCAAGACTGTCCTGACTGGCGCCAAAGACACCGTGTCCACTGGACTCACTGGAGCCATAGGTATGGCCAAAGGGGCTGTCCAGACTGGCATGGACACCACCAAGACTGTCTTGACTGGCACCAAAGACACCATGTCCACTGGACTCACTGGAGCCATGGGAGTGGCCAAGGGGGCGGTCCAGACTGGCATGAACACCACCAAGACTGTCTTGACTGGCACCAAAGACACCGTGTCCACTGGACTCACTGGAGCCATGGGAGTGGCCAAGGGGGCTGTCCAGACTGGCATGGACACCACCAAGACTGTCCTGACTGGCACCAAAGAGACCGTGTCCACTGGACTCACTGGAGCCATAGGTATGGCCAAGGGGGCTGTCCAGACTGGCATGGACACCACTAAGACTGTCCTGACTGGCACCAAAGATGTTGTtgcctctgggctcactggagCCATGGGAGTGGCCAAGGGGGCTGTCCAGACTGGCATGGACACCACCAAGACTGTCTTGACTGGCACCAAAGACACCATGTCCACTGGACTCACTGGAGCCATGGGAGTGGCCAAGGGGGCTGTCCAGACTGGCGTGGACACCACCAAGACCGTCTTGACTGGCACCAAAGACACCGTGTCCACTGGACTCACTGGAGCAATGGGTGTGGCCAAAGGGGCTGTCCAGACTGGCATGGACACCACCAAGACTGTCCTGACTGGCACCAAAGACACCATGTCCACTGGGCTCACTGGAGCCATGGGAGTGGCCAAGGGCACAGTCCAGACTGGCATGGACACCACCAAGACTATGTTGACTGGCGCCAAAGACACCGTGTCCACTGGGCTCACTGGAGCCATGGGTGTGGCCAAGGGCACAGTCCAGACTGGCATGGACACTACCAAAACCATCTTGACTGGCACCAAAGACACCGTGTCCACTGGGCTCACTGGAGCAATGGGTGTGGCCCAAGGGGCTGTCCAGACTGGCATGGACACCACTAAGACTGTCCTGACTAGCACCAAAGATATTGTGTCTACTTCAATCACTGGGGCAATGGGAGTGGCCAAGGGGGCTGTTCAGGTTGGCATGGATACCACCACATCCATCTTGACTGGCACCAAAGATGTTCTGTCTACTGCAATTACTGGGGCAATGGGTGTGGCCAAGGAAGCTGTTCAGGTTGGCATGGACACCACCAAGTCCGTCTTGACTGGCACCAAAGATGTTCTGTCTACTTCAATCAGTGGAGCAATGGATGTGGCCAGGGAGGCAGTCCAGATTGGCGTGGACACCACCACGTCCATCTTGACTGGCACCAAAGATGTTCTGTCTACTTCAATCACTGGAGCAATGGATGTGGGCAATGAGGCCATCCAGACTGGCATGGACTCTACCATGACCATCTTGACTGGCACCAAAGGTGCCATGTCCTCTGGGCTCAGCAGCGTAGGGCATGTGGCCGAAGAAGGTATGCACACTGGGGTGGGCATCATCCCAAACTGGTTACCTGATTCCAAGGCTGCCACCTCAGTTGGACTTGCCAGTTCCAGGGCCCCAGATGAAGGAGAACAAACCATCCCAAGCTCCCCTCAGGCTCAGCTCAGCAACCATGGACCTCTGTCAGCTGAGGCCGTGTTCAGCCAAGAGGCCACCCTGGGCAAGGTGGATGCTGCTCCCGGGGCCACCACCCATGGCCAGGAAGGAGTCCAAGGCTTTGCAGCACTCCGGGACGAGCTGGAGGAGCTGGGAGAGATCTTCCAGCCCATGAGCGCCGAGGAACAAG CTCAGCTGGTTGCTACGCAGCCCAGGCGGAGGGAGGTCACGGCTGACCAGGGCAGCTACTTCGTGCGTCTGGGTGACGTGGCCCCCGGCTTCCGCCAGCGGGCTTTCGAGCACGCCCTCAGCCACCTGCAGCACAGCGAGTTCCAGGCACGGGACGCGCTGGCCCAGCTTGAGGACGTCTTCAGGGAG ATTGAGGAGGCCCAGCAGGCTCCGGCTGGGGATGCGAGCAGCCAAGCAGAGGAAGCCGCTGCTGGGGAG GTGCTGGCCACCGGGGCTCTGTCCAGGGCCTGCGACCTCGTCCAGCAGCTCCATGTGGCCTACAGCCGCCTGGCCTCTGGCCTCCAGGGCCTCCCCACGGAGCTTCAGTGGCAGCTCCAGCAGGCTCGGCACAGCATTTGTGAGCTCTATGGCCTGGTCTCCTCAGCCGCCACGGTGGCGGAGCTGCCAGTCAAGCGGCTGGCTGAGAGCCGCCAGGGTGTGGGCCAGGCATGGCGGGGCCTGGAGCAGGTGCTGCGGAGCGTGCAGCAAGGCCCTCCGCTTGGCTGGCTGGTGGGGCCCTTCGCCCTGCCCGCCGATGGGCAGCCGCTGTAG
- the PLIN4 gene encoding perilipin-4 isoform X3, whose product MSARDGGQDPPKPKGKTLGSFFGSLPGFSAARNLVANAHSSAREAQPAAEPAGAPAEEAAQPQAQAPTDPEQTARALEKTLLPSDKMISGAKELVSSQMARTKDALSTGMASIVDTAKGVVQGGLGMSQSTLTVTKDAVASGATGAVGVAKGALQTGIDTAKTVVTGTKDVVSTGLTGAVNMAKGTVQTGMDTTKTVLTGTKDTVSTGLTGAMGMAKGAIQTGMDTTKTVLTGTKDTVSTGLTGAMGVAKGAVQTGMDTTKTVLTGTKDAVSSGLTGAMGMAKGAVQTGMDTTKTVLTGTKETVSTGLTGAMGVAKGAVQTGMDTTKTVLTGTKETVSTGLTGAMGVAKGAVQTGMDTTKTVLTGTKDTMSTGLTAAVSMAKGAVQTGMDTTKTVLTGTKDTMSTGLTGAMGVAKGAVQTGMDTTKTVLTGAKDTMSTGLTGAMGVAKGAVQTGMDTTKTVLTGTKDTMSTGLTGAMGVAKGAVQTGMDTTKTVLTGTKDTVSTGLTGAMGVAKGAVQTGMDTTKTVLTGTKDTVSTGLTGAMGMAKGAVQTGMDTTKTILTGTKDTVSTGLTGAMGVAKGAVQTGMDTTKTVLTGAKDTVSTGLTGAMGVAKGAVQTGMDTTKTVLTGTKDTVSTGLTGAMGVAKGAVQTGMDTTKTVLTGAKDTVSTGLTGAMGVAKGAVQTGMDTTKTVLTGTKDTVSTGLTGAMGVAKGAVQTGMDTTKTVLTGTKDVVASGLTGAMGVAKGAVQTGMDTTKTVLTGTKDTVSTGLTGAMGVAKGAVQTGMDTTKTVLTGTKDTVSTGLTGAMGVAKGAVQTGMDTTKTVLTGAKDTVSTGLTGAIGMAKGAVQTGMDTTKTVLTGTKDTMSTGLTGAMGVAKGAVQTGMNTTKTVLTGTKDTVSTGLTGAMGVAKGAVQTGMDTTKTVLTGTKETVSTGLTGAIGMAKGAVQTGMDTTKTVLTGTKDVVASGLTGAMGVAKGAVQTGMDTTKTVLTGTKDTMSTGLTGAMGVAKGAVQTGVDTTKTVLTGTKDTVSTGLTGAMGVAKGAVQTGMDTTKTVLTGTKDTMSTGLTGAMGVAKGTVQTGMDTTKTMLTGAKDTVSTGLTGAMGVAKGTVQTGMDTTKTILTGTKDTVSTGLTGAMGVAQGAVQTGMDTTKTVLTSTKDIVSTSITGAMGVAKGAVQVGMDTTTSILTGTKDVLSTAITGAMGVAKEAVQVGMDTTKSVLTGTKDVLSTSISGAMDVAREAVQIGVDTTTSILTGTKDVLSTSITGAMDVGNEAIQTGMDSTMTILTGTKGAMSSGLSSVGHVAEEGMHTGVGIIPNWLPDSKAATSVGLASSRAPDEGEQTIPSSPQAQLSNHGPLSAEAVFSQEATLGKVDAAPGATTHGQEGVQGFAALRDELEELGEIFQPMSAEEQAQLVATQPRRREVTADQGSYFVRLGDVAPGFRQRAFEHALSHLQHSEFQARDALAQLEDVFREIEEAQQAPAGDASSQAEEAAAGEVLATGALSRACDLVQQLHVAYSRLASGLQGLPTELQWQLQQARHSICELYGLVSSAATVAELPVKRLAESRQGVGQAWRGLEQVLRSVQQGPPLGWLVGPFALPADGQPL is encoded by the exons ATGTCTGCTCGAGATGGAGGCCAGGATCCCCCCAAACCCAAGGGCAAG ACCCTGGGCAGCTTCTTTGGGTCCCTGCCTGGCTTCAGTGCTGCCCGGAACCTGGTGGCCAATGCCCACAGCTCAGCAAGAGAGGCCCAGCCAGCTGCCGAGCCTGCAGGCGCTCCAGCCGAGGAGGCCGCCCAGCCCCAGGCTCAGG CACCCACTGACCCGGAGCAGACGGCCAGGGCGTTAGAGAAGACACTGCTGCCTTCAGACAAG ATGATCTCCGGGGCAAAGGAGCTGGTGTCCTCCCAGATGGCCAGGACCAAGGATGCTCTCTCCACAGGAATGGCTAGTATCGTGGACACTGCTAAAGGTGTGgtccagggaggcctggggatGAGCCAATCCACACTAACAGTCACCAAGGATGCTGTGGCCAGTGGGGCAACTGGGGCAGTGGGTGTGGCCAAAGGGGCCCTACAGACCGGTATAGACACCGCCAAGACAGTAGTAACAGGCACCAAAGATGTAGTGTCCACTGGGCTCACTGGGGCAGTGAACATGGCCAAG GGCACAGTCCAGACTGGCATGGACACCACCAAGACCGTGTTGACTGGCACCAAAGACACTGTGTCCACTGGGCTCACTGGAGCCATGGGTATGGCTAAGGGGGCCATCCAGACTGGCATGGACACCACCAAGACAGTCCTGACTGGCACCAAAGACACTGTGTCCACTGGGCTCACTGGGGCCATGGGAGTGGCCAAGGGGGCTGTCCAAACTGGCATGGACACCACCAAGACTGTCTTGACTGGCACCAAAGATGCTGTCTCCTCTGGGCTCACTGGAGCCATGGGTATGGCCAAGGGGGCTGTCCAGACTGGCATGGACACCACCAAGACTGTCTTGACTGGCACCAAAGAGACTGTGTCCACTGGACTCACTGGAGCCATGGGAGTGGCCAAGGGGGCTGTCCAGACTGGCATGGACACCACCAAGACTGTCTTGACTGGCACCAAAGAGACTGTGTCCACTGGGCTAACTGGGGCCATGGGAGTGGCCAAGGGGGCGGTCCAGACTGGCATGGACACCACCAAGACTGTCCTGACTGGCACCAAAGACACCATGTCCACTGGGCTCACTGCCGCAGTGAGCATGGCCAAGGGGGCTGTCCAGACTGGCATGGACACCACCAAGACCGTCTTGACTGGCACCAAAGACACTATGTCCACTGGACTCACTGGAGCCATGGGAGTGGCCAAGGGGGCTGTCCAGACTGGCATGGACACCACCAAGACCGTCTTGACTGGCGCCAAAGACACCATGTCCACTGGACTCACTGGAGCCATGGGAGTGGCCAAGGGGGCTGTCCAGACTGGCATGGACACCACCAAGACCGTCTTGACTGGCACCAAAGACACCATGTCCACTGGACTCACTGGAGCCATGGGAGTGGCCAAGGGGGCGGTCCAGACTGGCATGGACACCACCAAGACTGTCCTGACTGGCACCAAAGACACCGTGTCCACTGGGCTCACTGGGGCCATGGGAGTGGCCAAGGGGGCTGTCCAGACTGGCATGGACACCACCAAGACCGTCCTGACTGGCACCAAAGACACCGTGTCCACTGGGCTCACTGGGGCCATGGGTATGGCCAAGGGAGCTGTTCAGACTGGCATGGACACCACCAAGACCATCTTGACTGGCACCAAAGACACTGTGTCCACTGGACTCACTGGAGCCATGGGAGTGGCCAAGGGGGCGGTCCAGACTGGCATGGACACCACCAAGACTGTCTTGACTGGCGCCAAAGACACCGTGTCCACTGGACTCACTGGAGCCATGGGAGTGGCCAAGGGGGCTGTCCAAACTGGCATGGACACCACCAAGACCGTCCTGACTGGCACCAAAGACACCGTGTCCACTGGACTCACTGGAGCCATGGGAGTGGCCAAGGGGGCTGTCCAGACTGGCATGGACACCACCAAGACTGTCCTGACTGGCGCCAAAGACACCGTGTCCACTGGACTCACTGGAGCCATGGGAGTGGCCAAGGGGGCTGTCCAGACTGGCATGGACACCACCAAGACTGTCTTGACTGGCACCAAAGACACCGTGTCCACTGGACTCACTGGAGCCATGGGAGTGGCCAAGGGGGCTGTCCAGACTGGCATGGACACCACCAAGACTGTCCTGACTGGCACCAAAGATGTTGTtgcctctgggctcactggagCCATGGGAGTGGCCAAGGGGGCTGTCCAAACTGGCATGGACACCACCAAGACCGTCCTGACTGGCACCAAAGACACCGTGTCCACTGGACTCACTGGAGCCATGGGAGTGGCCAAGGGGGCTGTCCAGACTGGCATGGACACCACCAAGACTGTCCTGACTGGCACCAAAGACACCGTGTCCACTGGACTCACTGGAGCCATGGGAGTGGCCAAGGGGGCTGTCCAGACTGGCATGGACACCACCAAGACTGTCCTGACTGGCGCCAAAGACACCGTGTCCACTGGACTCACTGGAGCCATAGGTATGGCCAAAGGGGCTGTCCAGACTGGCATGGACACCACCAAGACTGTCTTGACTGGCACCAAAGACACCATGTCCACTGGACTCACTGGAGCCATGGGAGTGGCCAAGGGGGCGGTCCAGACTGGCATGAACACCACCAAGACTGTCTTGACTGGCACCAAAGACACCGTGTCCACTGGACTCACTGGAGCCATGGGAGTGGCCAAGGGGGCTGTCCAGACTGGCATGGACACCACCAAGACTGTCCTGACTGGCACCAAAGAGACCGTGTCCACTGGACTCACTGGAGCCATAGGTATGGCCAAGGGGGCTGTCCAGACTGGCATGGACACCACTAAGACTGTCCTGACTGGCACCAAAGATGTTGTtgcctctgggctcactggagCCATGGGAGTGGCCAAGGGGGCTGTCCAGACTGGCATGGACACCACCAAGACTGTCTTGACTGGCACCAAAGACACCATGTCCACTGGACTCACTGGAGCCATGGGAGTGGCCAAGGGGGCTGTCCAGACTGGCGTGGACACCACCAAGACCGTCTTGACTGGCACCAAAGACACCGTGTCCACTGGACTCACTGGAGCAATGGGTGTGGCCAAAGGGGCTGTCCAGACTGGCATGGACACCACCAAGACTGTCCTGACTGGCACCAAAGACACCATGTCCACTGGGCTCACTGGAGCCATGGGAGTGGCCAAGGGCACAGTCCAGACTGGCATGGACACCACCAAGACTATGTTGACTGGCGCCAAAGACACCGTGTCCACTGGGCTCACTGGAGCCATGGGTGTGGCCAAGGGCACAGTCCAGACTGGCATGGACACTACCAAAACCATCTTGACTGGCACCAAAGACACCGTGTCCACTGGGCTCACTGGAGCAATGGGTGTGGCCCAAGGGGCTGTCCAGACTGGCATGGACACCACTAAGACTGTCCTGACTAGCACCAAAGATATTGTGTCTACTTCAATCACTGGGGCAATGGGAGTGGCCAAGGGGGCTGTTCAGGTTGGCATGGATACCACCACATCCATCTTGACTGGCACCAAAGATGTTCTGTCTACTGCAATTACTGGGGCAATGGGTGTGGCCAAGGAAGCTGTTCAGGTTGGCATGGACACCACCAAGTCCGTCTTGACTGGCACCAAAGATGTTCTGTCTACTTCAATCAGTGGAGCAATGGATGTGGCCAGGGAGGCAGTCCAGATTGGCGTGGACACCACCACGTCCATCTTGACTGGCACCAAAGATGTTCTGTCTACTTCAATCACTGGAGCAATGGATGTGGGCAATGAGGCCATCCAGACTGGCATGGACTCTACCATGACCATCTTGACTGGCACCAAAGGTGCCATGTCCTCTGGGCTCAGCAGCGTAGGGCATGTGGCCGAAGAAGGTATGCACACTGGGGTGGGCATCATCCCAAACTGGTTACCTGATTCCAAGGCTGCCACCTCAGTTGGACTTGCCAGTTCCAGGGCCCCAGATGAAGGAGAACAAACCATCCCAAGCTCCCCTCAGGCTCAGCTCAGCAACCATGGACCTCTGTCAGCTGAGGCCGTGTTCAGCCAAGAGGCCACCCTGGGCAAGGTGGATGCTGCTCCCGGGGCCACCACCCATGGCCAGGAAGGAGTCCAAGGCTTTGCAGCACTCCGGGACGAGCTGGAGGAGCTGGGAGAGATCTTCCAGCCCATGAGCGCCGAGGAACAAG CTCAGCTGGTTGCTACGCAGCCCAGGCGGAGGGAGGTCACGGCTGACCAGGGCAGCTACTTCGTGCGTCTGGGTGACGTGGCCCCCGGCTTCCGCCAGCGGGCTTTCGAGCACGCCCTCAGCCACCTGCAGCACAGCGAGTTCCAGGCACGGGACGCGCTGGCCCAGCTTGAGGACGTCTTCAGGGAG ATTGAGGAGGCCCAGCAGGCTCCGGCTGGGGATGCGAGCAGCCAAGCAGAGGAAGCCGCTGCTGGGGAG GTGCTGGCCACCGGGGCTCTGTCCAGGGCCTGCGACCTCGTCCAGCAGCTCCATGTGGCCTACAGCCGCCTGGCCTCTGGCCTCCAGGGCCTCCCCACGGAGCTTCAGTGGCAGCTCCAGCAGGCTCGGCACAGCATTTGTGAGCTCTATGGCCTGGTCTCCTCAGCCGCCACGGTGGCGGAGCTGCCAGTCAAGCGGCTGGCTGAGAGCCGCCAGGGTGTGGGCCAGGCATGGCGGGGCCTGGAGCAGGTGCTGCGGAGCGTGCAGCAAGGCCCTCCGCTTGGCTGGCTGGTGGGGCCCTTCGCCCTGCCCGCCGATGGGCAGCCGCTGTAG